Proteins from a single region of bacterium:
- a CDS encoding ferritin-like domain-containing protein, whose amino-acid sequence MATQDRYATPVDGLEWSVPSHGDTTFRWEYADGRDALLRLYKKGKDRQWDAATRIDWSQGLDPENPEQLPDESIPIFGSEPFERLTAAEKATLRRHFQSWQLSQFMHGEQGALVCTAKIVQQVPRVDAKFYAATQVMDEARHVEAYARLLHDKFELAYPITPTLARLLDDVLRDARWDMTYLGMQVLIEGLALASFALIRDQSKNPLAASVNAYVMQDEARHVAFGRLALREFYPTLTEAERDEREEFAVEACYLMRDRFQAEEVWARLGLPVDECARYMLESGFMQRYRSALFTRIVPAIKEIGLWGPRIRKAYEQMGILGYADVDVEALARQDEKVAEEFDARLAASAGRPPMARTA is encoded by the coding sequence ATGGCCACACAGGATCGCTATGCCACCCCGGTCGACGGCCTCGAGTGGAGCGTGCCGTCGCACGGCGACACCACCTTCCGCTGGGAGTACGCGGACGGCCGTGATGCCCTCCTGCGGCTCTACAAGAAGGGCAAGGACCGCCAGTGGGACGCGGCCACGCGCATCGATTGGTCCCAGGGCCTCGACCCCGAGAACCCCGAGCAGCTGCCCGACGAGTCGATCCCGATCTTCGGGTCGGAGCCCTTCGAGCGCCTGACCGCCGCCGAGAAGGCCACCCTGCGCCGGCACTTCCAGAGCTGGCAGCTCTCGCAGTTCATGCACGGCGAGCAGGGCGCGCTCGTGTGCACCGCGAAGATCGTCCAGCAGGTCCCGCGCGTCGACGCCAAGTTCTATGCGGCGACGCAGGTGATGGACGAGGCGCGGCACGTCGAGGCGTACGCCCGCCTGCTGCACGACAAGTTCGAGCTCGCGTACCCGATCACGCCCACGCTCGCCCGCCTGCTCGACGACGTGCTGCGCGATGCGCGTTGGGACATGACCTACCTCGGCATGCAGGTGCTGATCGAAGGGCTCGCGCTCGCGTCGTTCGCCCTGATCCGTGACCAGTCGAAGAACCCGCTGGCGGCGTCGGTGAACGCCTACGTCATGCAGGACGAGGCCCGGCACGTCGCCTTCGGGCGCCTGGCGCTGCGCGAGTTCTATCCGACGCTCACCGAGGCGGAGCGCGACGAGCGCGAGGAGTTCGCCGTCGAGGCCTGCTATCTCATGCGCGACCGCTTCCAGGCCGAGGAGGTCTGGGCGAGGCTCGGCCTGCCGGTGGACGAGTGCGCCCGCTACATGCTCGAATCGGGCTTCATGCAGCGCTACCGCAGCGCGCTGTTCACGCGCATCGTCCCCGCGATCAAGGAGATCGGCCTCTGGGGCCCGCGCATCCGCAAGGCCTACGAGCAGATGGGCATCCTCGGCTACGCCGACGTCGACGTCGAGGCGCTGGCCAGGCAGGACGAGAAGGTCGCCGAGGAGTTCGACGCGCGGCTGGCCGCGTCGGCGGGCCGGCCGCCGATGGCCCGGACGGCATGA
- a CDS encoding MerR family transcriptional regulator, with protein MTAPARMRMRDLERVTGVGRETIRFYIREGLLPEPERTGRNSAWYDARFVERLRLVRELRQKRFLPLHVIKAIVGGDAAPSRDEVRTLVELDGKLFPAVAGMPVTPAERIGAVAKRTKLPVAEIRVLAESGALEIVTRGGGEWLLDPAIHMVELWARVRAAGFSDALGFGPHRLRLYVDLVSWLAREELRMFSQGLTGRVSTEEAVRMAEDGITLVNPIIGLLRRQILLRYIAQGNVPPPAPEPAPQAAGRVSRRRRMR; from the coding sequence ATGACCGCGCCCGCCCGCATGCGGATGCGCGACCTCGAGCGCGTCACCGGCGTCGGGCGGGAGACGATCCGCTTCTATATTCGCGAAGGGCTCCTGCCGGAACCCGAGCGCACCGGGCGCAACTCGGCCTGGTACGACGCCCGTTTCGTCGAGCGCCTGCGGCTCGTGCGCGAGCTGCGCCAGAAGCGCTTCCTGCCGCTGCACGTGATCAAGGCGATCGTCGGCGGCGACGCGGCACCGTCGCGCGACGAGGTCCGCACCCTCGTCGAGCTCGACGGCAAGCTCTTTCCGGCGGTGGCGGGCATGCCGGTCACGCCGGCGGAGCGCATCGGCGCCGTCGCCAAGCGCACGAAGCTGCCCGTCGCCGAGATCCGTGTGCTCGCCGAGAGCGGCGCGCTCGAGATCGTCACCCGCGGCGGCGGCGAGTGGCTCCTGGACCCGGCCATCCACATGGTCGAGCTGTGGGCGCGCGTACGCGCGGCCGGCTTCTCCGACGCCCTGGGCTTCGGGCCGCACCGCCTGCGGCTCTACGTCGACCTCGTGTCGTGGCTCGCGCGCGAGGAGCTGCGCATGTTCTCGCAGGGCCTCACGGGACGGGTGAGCACCGAGGAGGCGGTGCGCATGGCCGAGGACGGCATCACGCTCGTGAACCCGATCATCGGCCTCCTGCGGCGGCAGATCCTGCTGCGCTACATCGCCCAGGGCAACGTGCCGCCGCCCGCGCCGGAGCCCGCGCCGCAGGCGGCGGGGCGGGTTTCGCGCCGGCGCCGGATGCGCTAG